In Salinibaculum sp. SYNS191, the genomic window CGGCGGGTGGGCCACGCAGTGCCATCAGTCGAAGTCGTAGTCGACCCCGGTGACCGGCGTCTTCCCCTCGTCGGTTTCGGGGGCGTACTGCTCGGCAGCAAGCGTCACCAGCGCGAGCACGCCCTCCGGGCCCCAGCGGGCCGTGTTCACGACGAGGTCGTAGATGCCCAGGTCGTCGATGTCGATGCCATAGTACTCACGGTAGCGGAGCGCTTCGCTCTCGGCGCGGGCCGTGGTCTCCTCGCGGGCCATCTCGGCGGACTTCTCCTCGCGGTCGGCGATGCGAGCGGCTCGGACCGAAAGCGGCGCGTCCAGCCAGACGCGGAGGTCGGCGTAGTCGCCGGCCATCCACCCGGCGAGTCTGGATTCGAGCACGAGGTCCTCGCGGTCGCGGGCGGTCGAGCGCAGTCGCCGGTCCAGGTCGCGGTCTATCTGGTCGTCCTCCTCGGCGTGCCTGTTGAGTTCCAGCGGTGTCAGGCCCCGTTCGTCTGCAATCTCTCGGAAGATGTCCCCGCCCGAGACGTGGTCGTACCCCAGGTGGGCGGCGAGGTTCGCGGCGAGCGTACTCTTGCCGCTGCCTCCCGGTCCGGAGACGGTAATCAACATACCCTACGTGCGTCGGTCGGGCTAAAAGAGGTTGCGAGTCGTCGCCGTCAGTTCATTCCGGTCTGGACGTTCAGCGCCTTCCGGATGATCTGGTTGAACCCCATCGAGCAGACGAAGTACCAGAGCAGCCATATCTGGATGGGCCCCAGCACTGCCGTCTGCCAGGTGGCGACCTCACCGAAGATTGGGAGTACCATCACCGGTTCGCTGGCCGAGATGCCCACGTCGAGCACCATCCAGTACAGCCAGAGGAACACGGGGATGGTCAGCAGCATGATCCAGACCATCGGGCGGAACTGCGCCTTGAACATGCCCGTGTTCTCCGAGAGCATCTCCATCTGCTCCTCGCGAATCTCCTCCAGGGCCTCGTCGTCGCCGCGCTCCTTGGCGCGCTTGCGCTTCTCCTGGAGTGCCTTGTTCTTCTCCTGATAGCCCTCCATCACGCTCGAATCCATCAGCTTGTCCTGGAGGATGGTCGTGTACGCGCCGGTCAGCATGGCGAGAATCATCACGACCAGGTAGAAGGGGAGATTCGCCTCCAGCGGCCCCATGAAGATGTCGATGACGGAGGCAATCTGGGCGCGAACCGAGGAGATGGAGTAGCCCAGGAACAGGGCGACCACGCCCAGCGCGGCAACTTTGTCGTACGTCGACCAGCTCAGGTCATCGTCGTCGTCGCTGCTCTTGGCCGGGTCCGCCTCGCCGAGGGCGTCCCGCACACCGTCGGGGTCGTCGACGACGAACCCCTCGCCGCCGGCGTCGATGAGCAGCCCCTTCTCGATGAGGCGGCCCCACTGGCCGCTGGTGAGGTCGTCGCTCACGTCGCTCCACGTGACCGTGCCCTTCTCGTCGGCCACGTTGAGGACGGTGGTGAGGGCGTCGGTCATCGCCTCCCCCTCCTCGGCGAGTTCGTCTACTTTCTGTGCTGTCCGCGGCATTAGTATCCTATAGGGCGACGCGCGTTAATCAATCTTTTACTCCTGTGCGTCGATGGCGTCCTCGATGTCCGCCCAGACGTCATCGGGGGCTTGCTCCCCGTCGATCGACACGAATCC contains:
- a CDS encoding DUF106 domain-containing protein, yielding MPRTAQKVDELAEEGEAMTDALTTVLNVADEKGTVTWSDVSDDLTSGQWGRLIEKGLLIDAGGEGFVVDDPDGVRDALGEADPAKSSDDDDDLSWSTYDKVAALGVVALFLGYSISSVRAQIASVIDIFMGPLEANLPFYLVVMILAMLTGAYTTILQDKLMDSSVMEGYQEKNKALQEKRKRAKERGDDEALEEIREEQMEMLSENTGMFKAQFRPMVWIMLLTIPVFLWLYWMVLDVGISASEPVMVLPIFGEVATWQTAVLGPIQIWLLWYFVCSMGFNQIIRKALNVQTGMN
- the cmk gene encoding (d)CMP kinase, coding for MLITVSGPGGSGKSTLAANLAAHLGYDHVSGGDIFREIADERGLTPLELNRHAEEDDQIDRDLDRRLRSTARDREDLVLESRLAGWMAGDYADLRVWLDAPLSVRAARIADREEKSAEMAREETTARAESEALRYREYYGIDIDDLGIYDLVVNTARWGPEGVLALVTLAAEQYAPETDEGKTPVTGVDYDFD